The following DNA comes from Solanum stenotomum isolate F172 chromosome 11, ASM1918654v1, whole genome shotgun sequence.
gggttggtctacttgcctaaggtaaacTGGTATATaccttaagtggatccactagctagacctatgtgggcacatagttaatgaaacgaccccaaaaatgcccgaaaatgtgcttcggaaacacctataattgtaatttccatatatctcaaaatccgtgcatgatttcagaaattcgacttcatcttcttattcagggggtaaaattgagtgggaaatgggtctaacccgaattttagagcaaccgtatcaaaattcaaaaatcgcaaaaaatgcgattttcagggtcaactttaaaggggcatatctcttagcacacaaggaactggaagggccgctacctattaaattaaagcccttcgagttagatttccaatgcaattggtttcacctcattccgagttaggatgaaggagttatgatcattttcgtaaaacctgtcggaGCAGAATTTCAATTTCCAGTAGCTAAAGTTACTGTAGCGGNNNNNNNNNNNNNNNNNNNNNNNNNNNNNNNNNNNNNNNNNNNNNNNNNNNNNNNNNNNNNNNNNNNNNNNNNNNNNNNNNNNNNNNNNNNNNNNNNNNNNNNNNNNNNNNNNNNNNNNNNNNNNNNNNNNNNNNNNNNNNNNNNNNNNNNNNNNNNNNNNNNNNNNNNNNNNNNNNNNNNNNNNNNNNNNNNNNNNNNNNNNNNNNNNNNNNNNNNNNNNNNNNNNNNNNNNNNNNNNNNNNNNNNNNNNNNNNNNNNNNNNNNNNNNNNNNNNNNNNNNNNNNNNNNNNNNNNNNNNNNNNNNNNNNNNNNNNNNNNNNNNNNNNNNNNNNNNNNNNNNNNNNNNattcaagttttaataacttcaagttttcaattcaagttcatatatatctaatttctaaacttaattagttatatattcaagctaattagttccaagttcaagttccaatttcaagttcaagtctaagttcaacttcaaattctaagttcaagttcaagttctaatttcaagttcaagttctaagttcaagttcaaattctaatttcaagttcaagttctaagttcaagttcaaattctaagttcaagttctaatttcatgttcaagtctaagttcaacttcaaaatatgctttgtttggtctaattaagttcaattagttcaagatctacaaagttaaagcttaattaattaatcaatactaattaatttagttcaagttctagttaattagttgatcaaaattaagtttatattaattcctaattaagtcttcaagttattataaattaattaagtttaatatagttgtaattaatttatattaagttcaaattaattaaggtcaataagattttaagttcaaataaaatccaagttctattaagaataaaaagtaagttctaataaattaaagtcaacaacatttcaagttcatattcctaattaagttcaattaatagtaaattcaagttataatttcaaattcaaactagtcttaaaatcacaaattcaatataaaattcaaatccaagaatattagtttagtatatatatatatatatatatattcaagttttaggAAGCTCAAGTTTTAAGaagttcaagttttcaattcaagttcatatctaatttctaaacttaattagttatatattcaagctaattaattagttccaagttcaagttctaatttcaagttcaaatctaagttcaacttcaaattctaagttcaagttctaagttcaagttcaagttctaatttcaagttcaagttctaagttcaagttcaaattctaatttcaagttcaaattctaatttcaagttctaataaaaataaaaattaagtgctagaatcccaaattcaaactattagtagtcctaaaatctcaataataattcaaactaatcctaaattcaaaattcaaactactcttaaaatcacaaatttaaactagtcctaaaatcccaaaatctaactagtgctaaaatcctaaattcaaactagctacctattcctaatcccaaattcaaactattagtcctaaaatctcaataatactTCAAActaatcttacaattccaaaatcaaactaattaactcaagaaataccgaaATCCAAACACATCCTAAGATAccataattcaaactaaccctaacattaaaattttcaattcacaatcaagaaacaaaaactaacaatcaaataatccctaattcaaactaacaatcaattaaacttaaaacaatattcaataaaaaaacaaattcaatactaattaacaaaatcaaaaaccCTTAATCATTCACTTACTAATTAACTAACAATGAActaaactaacaatcaataaaaaacaaattcaatgaactaattaacaaattcaatactcaaattgAAAGGAATTAAAAATGGAACTATAAACCCTAACCTTTAATTAAAGGAGAAGGGCAGTGGGTCGGGGTGGGGATCGACGGTGGGTAGCGACGGCGTGGGCAAAGGCGACGGGCGGCGTGGGCAGGGGCGCCGACGTCACTTTGTCGAGAGAGAGGAAGAGGacggagagaagagagaaagaagagagatGGAGAAATGGGGAAAATCCCGTCTGAACTAGCAGATATTTTAAggaaagcgacggacaacgtcactatgtccgtcgctttttaaaaaaatgtttgaccaacattttgccaaaaagcgacggatatAAAGATGCATTCCGtctcttatttaaaaaataataattaaagaatttaaattaataaaaagcgacagacagtatggctttttttaaattaataaataattatttttaatagaaagtgacggactgcgtcgctatatatataaaataattaattattcattatatatatatttggcacAAAAAATTCACGAAAAGAAGCGACGGACTAAGTGATGCCGTCCgtcgtttttttaaaaagaaattaaaaaaaattatttttattaaaaagcgatggacagtGTGGCTAATGGCGTCGCTTTTTGGAGCGACACCGTCCATCGCTTTTACTTCCGTCGATTTTTAGctgttttttagtagtggatgtgAGTTGGAGATGATCTTAAGCATAGCAAATAAATTGCATTGTGCTCCCTCcgtttacatttttttttatcatatttgtatttgaCACTCATTAAGTAggtgtttggacatgcaattttatATCCCGATATGAAATCATAAGATGAAATCAgcatttggacatgcgatttcaagatgattttatctcatgatttcatatcatgatatgaaattccaaattctccaaaaaaataatatgatttgagaatttcaaatacaaaaatcgACACATAAgttttatttcatatgtaaataagaTTCATAATCCATCTCATTACTTTTAAAACTATTAAATCTCATATAACaattattctcaccaatataaaaGTTCATATTACTTCAAATCAATTCCTACTTTACCATTTATATTCagcaaattcattattttttatcaatttttttaccaaCCAATGttcaattttgatattcttattcaattaaaatttgatcaataaatgttgtattttcttttagaaTAACTTTATGATAGTGTATTATGCTaagtattttataaatttttgcctatttggtaagattgtataaagaattgagataattttaatatttttacaatttatggagtttttatgtttatgagaaaaatgCAACATAAATAGTTCAAAttacatgtccaaacaaaacttcaatttcacaTCATGACttcaaatcataatttcataCCGCATGAAAAATGGGCCCCAGAAATTGATACTCATTGATATGAGtattttgtcatattattgttACTAATTGATGTTTAGAATTAGAtcttaaaatataatttgaggaataaataattaatgctaaaattaaaaaatcattttttaaacagtgaataaataaaataatcataaaaagtatttaattatCGAGTAAAGTAAGTTGAGGTGAAAAATGACTAGCTTAGATGAGTGTCATGTGATAGTAATTATATGTGCCAACACATTTTGGCGGAgttcacaaaatttaaaaagtgaCCGTTAAAAGAATGATTCACTTTTTTCCACTCTTCTCGTTCCTTGTTGACTTagcaaacaaaatcaaatacacACTCTCTTTATTATTTgtcatttataaatttaaaaatagaattaattatattttttattttatctttaaaatattatttttgaaagtataaatatgatgaagaatcttttaaaaaaaatcattattaatcttgattttaataaataaattaatatttgattttactaaattatttatatttagcaTGCTTTGAAAATCTAATAGAATTAATAGtattcaacatgttataaaaaaatgacattccatcgtctctaattacttgtccaatttttttttacttgtcccTTTTTACTTatcaattttgacaaatcaagaaaagacaaattttttacttattatacctTCCATtgattactttgaaaaatgtagaacttcttgaaaatgttaaatttttaaatcattaacttcataattaatgttgataaaatggtaaactcatcatgttaatcattattttcttaaaatgtgtgtcaattcaaaagtagataaataattatgaatagagggagtaagaataatattaaaaaaatataattaattttttcttcatttactaaaatgaataatatacaaaaataaataaatatagttggatagaataaaagaaaatagaatgaGTAGTAATTGAAGAAAGTAGAGGgtttaattattatgtaaagTGGTATGTTTgaattaaataaagaatagtAGTAAGAGATAAGAAAAAGGGAGAATAGGgtgataatttgaattttaaaggaaCAGCTTTGAAAAGATACTGACAGCTCGTCTCCGTCCCAGTGTACTCTAGTGTTGagcttcttcttcctctccATTCCCATTTCCCTTACTTTTCTACTACGGAAAAATCTCAATTCTCTCTCTAGTTTTCAATTGAAGAATGGCTGGATATGTTGGTGTATTGGTATCGGATCCATGGCTGCAAAATCAGTTTACTCAGGTTGAGCTTCGGAGTTTGAAATCTCACGTATGGTTTCTCTAACTATTCTCTTTCATTATCAAATTCTCTATGTTAGAAATCACTTCCgacttcattttcattttctgtGCAGTTCGACACAATGAAGAGAGAGAAGGGATGTTTGACGCTTGCCGACTTGCCTTCACAAATGGCGAAACTGAAACAAATCGGAGAAAATCTTACAGAGCAAGAAAGAGTGTCGTTTATCAGAGATTCCTATAAATGTTTGGATGAAGACGTTGATTTCGAGATATTTCTTAGGGTATGCCGCCGCTCATGTTGATGgaaacttaaattttttcttttcgttTCAAAGTCTGAATTATTTGAAATAGCTGTTGGATCATCCGTCACCtgatttgaaatcatttttcttaagCCTATTAATTGTAGATTAAACCTATAAAATCACAAAGTTCATATCTCGTATTTGTATACAACTTTTTATCCTTTATAATTGCGTTTAGGAGAGAAGCTAGTTTTGACTTGATTATAAGAATTTTGAGTATGCAGAACACAATCAATTTGGGAAActaaaagaaaagataatagATGCATACATTGATAAAGTCTCTCTAATCTATGTCAATGTGATActgattttgttgttttatttattcagTCCAATCTTCAGAAAGAATCTTAAGATTTTGATGCCTTTCCATGCACAAATATGCATGTATCAGTTCAAAACAATACTACTACTTCCTTGTGAATATAAGTTTGAAAGTTTCTCTAAATTTGTAACTACCAAGAAAGGAAAACTTTGGGTAAGTAAACTGACATCTTTTACATCTCTGCTTATTAGTTAAAGAGGTAGAAATATAGATTCACACAGACATTTAATTTGAAGTGTTCCTCTTTGTTTCAGAACATAGTCATCAAGAATCAGTAGTGGATATATCTAAAGAATGCAATAATTTGTTAACTTTGTGACAGGTCTATTTGAAACTCCAAGCACATGCTGCAGCAAGAATGGGAAATaatgtcaagaactcatcaGCTTTCCTAAAGTCTCCAACTTCTACATTACTTCATACAATTAGTGAATCTGAGAAGGCATCATATGTTGCCCATATTAACAACTATCTTGTGGGAgatgaatttttgaaaaaattccTTCCTATTGATCCTTCTACAAACGATCTCTTTGAGATTTCCAAGGATGGAGTTCTTATATGGTCAGCATCAGTCTCGCTATTTTTTGTACACATGTCTCAAGAGCTTGTAAACCCATAGTCTGATTGTCAATTAAATTGCCCTTTGTTGCAGTAAACTTATCAATGTGGCTGTGCCTGGAACAATTGATGAACGAGCAATAAATATGAAGAGAATGCTTAATCCATGGGAAAGGAATGAAAATCATACTTTGTGCCTAAACTCTGCAAAGGCTATTGGATGTACTGTGGTCAATATTGGGACACAAGACCTTATTGAAGGAAGGGTATGTGTCTCCTTATGATTTTCTGCTCATCTATTTTGACTATGTTTCTTTCGAGTCCCTTGGAAAGCATATTTCTAATCAGATGGAGTAGGATTCTTTATCTTGGGCTTTGAGCAGAGTTAGTGTGATATCAACTGCTAATTTTATGTTAGTCTAAATAGATTAATCGTTAGCATTATTCTAACAAAGCACTCAATAATTAGTTTGGTCTTTCCTTTCTCTCATCATTTGGTACGGCTGACGAGCTTAAATTTTTTGTGACATTGGAGAAGTTCATTCTGTTCTGGACTCTATTGTATTCAAAGGCATTCAATTACCCATGCCCTTTCCCTTGCTGCCTTTGCAGCATCTGGTTCTCTGGTCTGTGGCTGGATGATGATGGCTTTGATCAAAGGGTTGAGAAAAAATCTTGTCAAGATGTTATTGAATTATGTGTTACATGTTTTTACTACGTAATATTTTACTCCAACTCTTGACATGAAGAGtgttttttcatttggtttttGTGAGTAACATTCTTTGATTACCTTGGCCTTTTGGAGTAACAATTATACTGCATTCATACTTTGTTGTGTGATTTTTCTCCAGAGGCATCTTGTTCTTGGAGTAATATCTCAAATTATTAAGGTGAGGTCTCTGAATGTATACTTTATTGAATACTTAATgtgattttcaaatttgaagttttgGAGCAACTTTTTATAGGACTAGATTACCTTACAAATAGCAGCCGTCATTAAGATACAAAATGGTAtcaccatatattttaaatcttaaGACACAAAACTGTAGTCTTATATTTCCCAAGGAGATTGATTTTTTAATCACGCTATTTCAGATTCAACTATTGGCAGACCTCAATCTAAAGAAAACACCTCAATTGGTGGAGTTAGTTGATGATAGCAAGGTAGAGTGGACTATCTCGTAAAGTGATTTGTTCATGTGACTATCTTCCAAAAAAGCTTGTGTTATATGCTTCAGCTCAATTTTATGATCTCAGGATGTAGAAGAGTTGATGAACCTTCCTCCAGAAAAGATCTTGCTTAGATGGATGAATTTTCAATTGAAGAAAGCTGGATACAACAAAATTGTGACAAACTTCTCTTCTGACATAAAGGTAGATGGCAATGGATTTGACTTGTGTACCAATCGAGCAtgaaaacaatttttctttagttttattttatatatctgCAGCTTTTATTTAATCCTTCCAAAGAAGATAGTTTTCCCTCAAATAGTGGTAGAGGCTCTATTGCTGgtgattctattttctcttcCCTATTTTTGGTCAACATGAACAATAGAGTAATGGTTCTAGACATATTTTAATAACTACTCCTTCCACCGCTTCAATTTATGTGGCGTAGTTTTACTCACATAAAGATTTATACAGAAAAAAGACTTATGGAACTTGTGGTGTAGACGTGCCATGAGAGTTCTGTGGCTTATAAAAGCATGATGCCGTTAAAGGTAAAATGGAAAGATTAAAGTTGAATTGTTTTCATGTAGAAAAGATGACTTTGGAATAGACTATAGTGCCGCATAAAATGTAACAGCGGGAGTAAACTTTATGGAATTTCTTGGTCTATACATTGAAACTACCGCCAGTAGAGTCTGTTTCagtttattcatttttcttctccCAATGCTCCAGGGTGATAAATAAGTCTGGCATAGAAATATGGTATATAAGAATCAATTTGAGCAAACAACATATCCTTACTGCCCTGTGTCCTATGATAAGTGAGATGATCTGTACAAACTGTTAAGTTTTATGTAAAAGGTACTCAATTCAGACTTTCTTGTCCCATActcaataatatatcaaaagagcTTTCAGTTTTAATCTCTTCTACGTGGTTTCTCATTTTGTAGACATAATGCTAATTCTTAAGTTATCTAATTGCTTACGTAGGATGGAGAAGCTTATGTTCGCCTCCTAAATGTTCTAGCCCCAGAGTACACCACTCCTTCCATGCTCACTGTAAGAGACCCTTCAGAAAGAGCAAAATTGGTTCTAGAACATGCAGATAGGATGGGCTGCAAAAGATACTTAACAGCAAAAGATATTGTGGAAGGTTCTCCAAATCTTAACCTTGCATTTGTGGCACATATCTTTCAGCATAGGTGAGAATAAATTAAATGTTTCTTTTCACTCTAATTGTGAGCTTACTAATTGTTAgctgtgtttttctttttggcTTTTACACCTACCTAGAAGAAGACAGCTTTAGCTGGTTCTtctaagttcttgaagaactttAGTTGCAAGCCACATCTGCTTGGATTCTACCTTGGTACTTCTAAAAGCTACAAGTTTTTATGCATTGCAGTGTCCTTCTAGCTTGCTTCTTGGATAATTACATATCACTAGCTCACAGTATATGCCAGCAAAGAGATTTGAATAGAAAGATTGATTCTTGTACAGTTGTCAGTTGACCTGAAATTTATTATAGGTTTTGCCATAATCTAAAACACTTCTAAGGCCTACTGTAGTTGTCATTATTACCACTCGTCGGGTAGTTGTTCCGTAACACCACTAGCCCATTCACCAATTTTGCTGTATAAAGCTGATATGCTATAGTATTGGAGTTATGGTAAAACTTGTATTTACACTTTACTGGGGCTTGCATTCTGTAAACTTTCGTctatttgattattttgtttcaatctATAAACTGATCATAAATCTCTCATCTACAGGAATGGGCTTTCAACTGAAGCAAAGCAGGTATCGTTTGTTGAGACATCACCAGATGAAGCTCAGATGTCCAAGGAAGAAAGATCATTTCGCTTTTGGATTAATAGTCTTGGAAACTCATCATACATAGACAATGTTTTCGAAGATCTGAGAGATGGGTGAGTGTTTCCTTGATACCTAGTATAGAAATTTTCCCCATGGTAGTATAATTATACCCTGGAATTAGTTCAGTTTCTTTTTGATCCATTGCAAATAAAGAACTTCAATTCTGCTCTTATCTTATTTGGCTTTTACAGAAGTTCTTTCATTAACATTTTTGTGCAGAGCACTTTTCTGGCTATGTTTCATTCAGCGTGTATGTTTGCCTTTTGCAGATGGATGCTTTTGGAGACACTTGACAAGGTCTCCCCAGGAATTGTTAATTGGAAAATTGCCACTAAACCTCCAATTAAGATGCCTTTCAGAAAAGTAGAAAATTGCAACCAAGTAGTCAAGATTGGCAAACAATTGAAATTTTCCCTAGTAAATATTGCTGGAAATGACGTTGTTCAGGGGAACAAGAAGTTACTACTGGGTAAGCCTTCTGTTTTATTTCCCCACTGAATTAGAAATCAAAAGGCTCAAAATTGTTATGGACCAACCGctttatttctttgtatttcaGCTTACTTGTGGCAGTTAATGAGATGCAACATGCTTCAGCTCTTAAAGAATTTGAGATTTCACTCCCATGGAAAGGAAATTACTGATGCCCACATTTTGGAGTGGGCTAACAGCAAAGTAAGAAACTCAGGAAGCCAGAGTCATATGACAAGTTTCAAGGTATCTtctctacatatatatatatatatatatatatatatatattactaaaatctCAGTAGTTTTAAGGTATCGTCTCCTGTGATCTCAATATCCCAAAATCAGAAAAATGTAGCAGACAAACCTGTAACTATTTCCATAAATCATGAATTTGCATAGAAGTCATTAAACATTGTCTCTTTCAACTACAATCAAGCTAGGTAAAGATCAGTTCCTTAGTACATGTAAAAAGTTTATACTGGTCTAAGCATCATGTCAACAAGCTATGCAAGTGTTACTGCTTACCCATGGAATCAGGTGACTAAATATGAAAACCAAGCCTTGAAGAAACAAATAAAGTCCATAGTAAATTGTTTATTCATTTTCCTTGCGATATCAGCTTTTGATGAGTCCAGATGCTTTATTTGCATTACTGTTGGCCTGAGGCATATTTAGAAATTAGAATGTTGCAATCACATATTCTGCATCAGAGTAAATGTTCCATGTTGGGGttgtcgtttggtagagtgtattagcaaaaataatgcatgtagggatggcaatggggcggtgTAGGGTGGGGGAGGTGTAGGGAGGGTCCGCCTCGCTTAACAACACTTTTCAGTTTCAACCCGCCCCACCACGCCCCGCATAGACCCGCCCCGCATGAACCCAccccacataatttttttaatattttctttttctagttatgtttgatactaaaaataaaattcataaaaataaattcattttttcattaagtcaatttttatttttgagaggtcaattgggaaatatgtaagaaattatattattttttattgaaccattttcatttattatcttgaatattttagtagctttaatgaaattatcttaataaataatgttctatTATTgacatgtaaaaagttaaattaagtttgaactcacataaatcacatatacccgcaGCCCTCCCCGCCCCGCCccacattaatttttaaaaaacccaCTTCAACACGCCTCGCATCCGACCCGCACCACACAACCTTAAACCCGCCCCTCCCCACATAGCCTTAAACCCACCCCGCCCCACATCCgccccgccccattgccatccctaaatgcatgcattaattatatgtattagTAATCCCTTGTTTGGTGCATTTTTTCATGCTAtgcataactaatgcttgcattggttatacactctattgtgtattgaggagtgcattactaataccatggatttctaggtattagtaatgcaaagggtttaatacatgcattaatatggttaaagacccaattacccctcaaaagtactttttcatcttttccaccataattgtgaaggatacttttgtaaataaatatttttatacaatgcatactatttttaatacaccataCCAAACAATGGataagaaataatctatgcataactaatacactctattgggtattatttttatacactctaccaaacgaccgaCAAGGCATGAGTTGAATAATGTGCTACAAGATGTCCAGTTCATATGTTTAATTTTACTTCTATTTTACCCCTTGGTTTACTACGATGAAAAAGGTGTagactttaattttatttacagGATAAGAGTTTGTCAACTGGTATCTTTTTCCTGGAACTACTAAGTTTGGTTCATCCTCGAGCTGTTAACTGGAGTCTTGTAACAAAAGGGGAAACTGGTAATTTTCTTTCAGACTTTAACAGATTCCTGCTTCCAGTAATTCAAGTCAATATACATGCTTGGTGGTGCACAAAAGAAATTGGTTCTTGATATTTTCATGCAATATATTTCTTTGctctttttgttttggttttgcATCACGATAACAATTTATTATCAaatgtacaacaacaacatacccagtggaatcccacaagtggggtcttccaaaagaccctcggctcaagtgtAGCAAATCCAAGTATAGAGAGTAAGAAAACAGTGAGAAAAATAGAAGCAGTGCAAATCCTGCAAGAAAGGGACAAGAACAACAAATAGTGTCACAATCAAAACTAACTAAACAACTGACTACAATACTACAACTAGTATGGCGACAAACACCTAAACCCTCGAAAAGCAAGACAACACTCCATTGCCTACTAACTTCTACCCTAATACGCGCTCTCCACACCCTactaaggtcatgtcctcggtaaccTAGAGTTGAGTCATATCtcgtctaatcacctctccccattACTTCTTCGGTCTACCTTTACCTCTCCTCTTATCCATTATAACCAACCActcacacctcctcactagGGCATCACCacatctcctcttcacatgtccaaaccatctcaatctcgcttccctcatcttgttcaccacagaggccactcccaccttatCCCGAATATCCTCATTTCTAATCTTATCGCTCCTTATATGCCCACACATCCACCTCAACATCCTTATTTCCATGACATGCATCTTTTGAACATGGGAGTTCTTGATTGACCAACACTCCACCCCATACAACAAAGTTGGTCTAACCACCACTTTATAAAACTTATCTTTAAGTTTTAATGGTACTTTTTTATCACATAAGACTTCGGATGCAAGCCTCCACTTCATCCACACCACCCCAATACAGTATGTGATATCCTCATCGATGTCCCTGCTTTCCTGGATTATGGACCCCAGGTACTTGAAACTATCTTTCTTGGGGATAACCTGAGTGTCAAGCCTCACTTCCACACTTGCCTCTTGCATTGAATCACCgaatttgcaccccaaataCTCTGTTTCGGTCCTGCTTAACCTGAACCCTTTAGTCTCTAAATATTATCTAATGTAATTCGATGTAAATGTTGAGGGATGCCCGACTGAATTATatggtaattttttaaataattaccaGATCTACTTTCACTTTTGCTTAACACACTACATATCATGTGTAGCTTTTTCCGAACAATAATTTCAGAAATATTTTAGTCAAATGACTGGAATAATTTTTCCTAAGTAACAGAGGTTCCGAGGTTTAAAAACATCACATTCCCATCCACCTATCCTTTATGAACCGAACCCTAAGCACAACAGCTATATGTCTGTTGATGAATATAGCATAACCTTTATGTCTGCTTTTGCCTAGCTATACAATCTATTTCGTGGCTCTAAAACAGACTGAACAGTTGAAATAACTGAATCTTATCTTTCAATCGATTTCTTTGCATTCAGACGGTTGAATGTTATAGTTTCCTTCCTCTTCTCCTACTGTGAGGGAGCTAAGATCACACCTCTGAGAAACTGTCACCTGTACCCTTTGGTGCTC
Coding sequences within:
- the LOC125845151 gene encoding fimbrin-2-like, with product MAGYVGVLVSDPWLQNQFTQVELRSLKSHFDTMKREKGCLTLADLPSQMAKLKQIGENLTEQERVSFIRDSYKCLDEDVDFEIFLRVYLKLQAHAAARMGNNVKNSSAFLKSPTSTLLHTISESEKASYVAHINNYLVGDEFLKKFLPIDPSTNDLFEISKDGVLICKLINVAVPGTIDERAINMKRMLNPWERNENHTLCLNSAKAIGCTVVNIGTQDLIEGRRHLVLGVISQIIKIQLLADLNLKKTPQLVELVDDSKDVEELMNLPPEKILLRWMNFQLKKAGYNKIVTNFSSDIKDGEAYVRLLNVLAPEYTTPSMLTVRDPSERAKLVLEHADRMGCKRYLTAKDIVEGSPNLNLAFVAHIFQHRNGLSTEAKQVSFVETSPDEAQMSKEERSFRFWINSLGNSSYIDNVFEDLRDGWMLLETLDKVSPGIVNWKIATKPPIKMPFRKVENCNQVVKIGKQLKFSLVNIAGNDVVQGNKKLLLAYLWQLMRCNMLQLLKNLRFHSHGKEITDAHILEWANSKVRNSGSQSHMTSFKDKSLSTGIFFLELLSLVHPRAVNWSLVTKGETEEQKKMNATYIISIARKLGCSIFLLPEDIIEVNQKMILTLTASIMYWHLKQPSEDQSFGSSDSDSSSVDTASTSTLDDTASETSADDISNR